One window of the Leptotrichia massiliensis genome contains the following:
- a CDS encoding translocation/assembly module TamB domain-containing protein, translating into MKYIKKSLIIFIFLLLSLFALKFYISTKNFKGMLTSILKSSGLNVEFKDVKLIGFNKLQVNDLKVKDMAGNVVIDGKKTTAGISLLMPTRLNRIDIYNGTVNLERRKDNDFNIFHVIKPQPKKPKTFDPTSRIGKLHIHNATLNYTDISFNKKISKKLTKVNGRLEATKSRGFSLFAKGLGNKNEDGTVETLKIELKQLIKSKQSIYSMFDKMKNSDERRKEFRLNFGFENVAITEELGQYVPLDMISAKSGILNGVLKLENDKAKKTMNALGNLKIRNGKLKYVDLDGDIEGVNALIDLKKDKITVNADTKLSESPVSLVLNYLVQDQKINLKLVTENLPFEEVARYKIIKDSKFTAQGNVTGNLEVNVNTKSKKATLDGKFSSDNIKISNYNFQNIKTAMKIADEKLTLTDTSFVFNENFSGFKVNEDIKVSKFVYDLKKKTGTGDYVLNNLGSDFSIKKVTGRADISSKNIVTGTVRSNVLNGRYTVNPHTQTVVVNANSSGYFTVNYGGKTYTVNPDVSNLIVKFNEKNMLRSGQINAKIKDLSMPFVNTINANVKIHNGNYNISGTAGIKGGGIVNISGTTSSNMKHSYSLKLPKNIDIAKLLRANGYNFKGLDKAKLPATLTARISGSGDKISGSYQLYSPYGEYIGEYENLHASGKINDLANMDITVNTNMDELWFGYQRLKNVSGNLRIKDNVVNITSIQNENLNASGKFDMKTGKINVNAGLRDYMIYNTAGPKVNLKVGTLDANLSGTIDKLSGEITMPSAITSINSNYVGDTNAYLRIKDGVVNFENVTLRENSLYGTYDLKTGISDIGLSLNEPDIPKLLEMKELTFGTKSNLSLKGDLNNFNLAGQVILGNMSFKTYKIPQIVAELEYSNGNVDKLFKYGTFDLQKLRFVGDNEETLFETQTKFDLANVDIDYKLEKQKFSLDSVQDLKNKGYSGDIDIGFMYRGNFENFTTGLQIQSDEIKLSGFPVNKVDIDLQANEKALNIGQFYLEYEHNPLLLNGYIQFTPIQYNVSMLAKDFNLDFLGVNKDVEQARGIANIDAIFSNNSTTGHILLDNFNYKTKDKLTLVDNVNANIDLQNNKFVVNRLDGGYNGGTFKVTGDLDVPTIPADFMQTKRLELGKFELNAALNKVGLHYGKGIDFALTGNLIFTENRLFGDLVVDDAEIRELPDFNSKSETENLSEEAKTKKAQDKTIVEGIVEEVIDKILKQYTVSLNVIAGNNVKLKIPNVSIVRNIKGTIRGSSEVSYSGGEVGIDGDYSITRGSFSVNGNDFKIDGAQIRFAPSTNGAASSVSDPFVIFDASTVINGDRIEINVSGNVSKPDIKFSSSSGKSKEEIVSLLAFNTVVGNGEKKGGATEENSADGLVVAGSLVNSALNELIFSSVTGKISEALGISKFSVSTNVDHSNRTGEYSAATTVTLQDNIYKDKLFWNASFKFPYQTSKSEEKKPMGYNAWLSYSVTNNLDLRLGGESINRSRASTNMSNGARVNYYFGIDFSTRDNTFGDILRKIFRKKKLDTLKK; encoded by the coding sequence ATGAAATACATAAAGAAATCTTTAATTATATTTATTTTTCTTCTATTGTCTTTATTTGCATTAAAGTTTTATATCTCTACCAAAAACTTTAAGGGTATGCTGACTTCGATTTTGAAAAGTAGCGGATTAAATGTTGAGTTTAAAGATGTTAAACTGATAGGATTTAATAAACTTCAGGTTAATGATCTTAAAGTTAAAGATATGGCTGGAAATGTTGTTATTGACGGGAAAAAAACTACTGCGGGAATAAGTCTTCTTATGCCAACACGGCTTAATAGGATTGATATTTACAATGGAACTGTAAATTTGGAGCGTAGAAAAGATAATGATTTTAATATTTTTCACGTTATAAAGCCACAACCGAAAAAACCAAAAACATTTGATCCTACGAGTAGAATTGGAAAGCTTCATATTCATAATGCAACTTTAAATTATACAGATATAAGTTTTAATAAAAAAATATCAAAAAAACTGACAAAAGTAAATGGACGGCTGGAAGCTACAAAATCTCGTGGTTTTTCACTTTTTGCAAAAGGTTTGGGAAATAAAAATGAAGATGGAACAGTGGAAACATTAAAGATTGAATTAAAACAGCTTATCAAGTCAAAACAGTCGATTTATTCGATGTTTGATAAGATGAAGAACAGTGATGAGAGAAGAAAGGAATTTCGTCTGAATTTTGGTTTTGAAAATGTTGCAATAACAGAGGAACTGGGGCAGTATGTGCCACTTGATATGATTAGTGCAAAATCTGGAATATTAAATGGTGTACTGAAACTGGAAAATGATAAAGCTAAAAAGACAATGAACGCTTTAGGAAATCTGAAAATCCGAAATGGAAAACTAAAATATGTTGACTTGGATGGCGATATTGAAGGGGTAAATGCCTTAATTGATTTGAAAAAAGACAAAATTACGGTAAATGCTGACACAAAATTAAGCGAAAGTCCAGTATCTCTAGTATTAAACTATCTCGTTCAAGATCAGAAGATAAATTTAAAACTTGTTACTGAGAATTTACCTTTTGAAGAAGTTGCAAGATATAAGATAATTAAAGATAGTAAGTTTACAGCACAAGGTAATGTTACTGGAAATCTTGAAGTAAATGTTAATACCAAAAGTAAGAAAGCTACACTTGATGGAAAATTTTCTTCAGATAACATAAAAATTTCAAACTATAATTTTCAGAATATAAAAACTGCTATGAAAATTGCTGATGAAAAATTGACTTTAACTGATACATCATTTGTATTTAATGAAAATTTTTCAGGATTTAAAGTGAATGAAGATATTAAAGTTTCAAAATTTGTGTATGATTTGAAAAAGAAAACTGGAACAGGAGATTATGTTTTAAATAATCTAGGATCAGATTTTAGTATCAAGAAAGTTACTGGAAGGGCTGATATATCTTCTAAAAATATTGTAACAGGAACAGTAAGATCCAATGTTTTAAATGGAAGATATACAGTAAATCCACATACACAGACAGTTGTGGTAAATGCCAATAGTAGTGGTTATTTCACTGTAAATTATGGTGGAAAGACTTATACAGTTAATCCTGATGTTAGTAATTTAATTGTGAAGTTTAATGAAAAAAATATGCTTCGTTCAGGACAAATTAATGCGAAAATAAAGGATTTGTCAATGCCGTTTGTAAATACTATTAATGCCAATGTAAAAATTCATAACGGGAATTACAATATAAGTGGAACAGCTGGGATAAAAGGTGGTGGAATAGTAAATATTTCGGGAACTACAAGTTCGAATATGAAACATTCTTATTCATTGAAATTACCTAAAAATATAGATATTGCAAAATTGTTAAGAGCAAATGGTTATAATTTCAAAGGATTAGATAAAGCGAAATTGCCTGCAACACTTACAGCTAGAATTAGTGGAAGTGGAGATAAAATTTCTGGATCATATCAACTTTACAGTCCGTATGGAGAATATATTGGAGAATATGAAAATCTTCATGCAAGTGGAAAAATCAATGATTTGGCAAATATGGATATAACAGTTAATACAAATATGGATGAACTGTGGTTTGGTTACCAGCGACTTAAAAATGTCAGTGGAAACTTGAGAATAAAAGATAACGTTGTAAATATTACAAGTATCCAAAATGAAAATTTGAATGCTAGTGGAAAATTTGATATGAAAACTGGGAAAATCAATGTAAATGCAGGATTAAGAGATTATATGATTTATAATACTGCAGGGCCTAAGGTTAATTTGAAAGTTGGAACATTGGATGCTAATTTATCAGGAACAATTGACAAACTTTCAGGAGAAATAACAATGCCATCTGCAATAACATCAATAAATTCAAATTATGTAGGTGACACAAATGCATATCTTAGAATAAAGGATGGGGTTGTAAATTTCGAAAATGTAACTTTACGTGAAAATAGCCTGTATGGAACATATGATTTGAAAACTGGAATTTCAGATATTGGACTTAGTTTAAACGAACCTGATATTCCAAAACTTTTGGAAATGAAGGAATTGACTTTTGGAACAAAATCAAATCTTAGTTTAAAAGGAGATTTGAATAATTTTAATCTGGCAGGACAAGTAATTCTTGGGAATATGAGTTTTAAAACTTATAAAATTCCGCAGATTGTTGCAGAACTTGAATATTCTAATGGAAATGTAGACAAGTTATTCAAATATGGGACATTCGATTTGCAAAAACTTAGATTTGTTGGAGATAATGAAGAAACATTATTTGAAACACAGACTAAATTTGATTTGGCAAATGTAGATATTGATTATAAGTTGGAAAAACAGAAGTTTTCGCTTGATTCAGTGCAGGATTTGAAAAATAAGGGATACAGTGGAGATATAGACATCGGATTTATGTATCGTGGAAATTTTGAGAACTTTACAACAGGTCTTCAAATACAGTCAGATGAAATAAAACTTAGTGGTTTTCCAGTGAATAAAGTGGATATTGATTTACAAGCCAATGAAAAAGCTTTAAACATTGGGCAGTTTTATTTGGAATATGAACACAATCCATTGTTGTTAAACGGATATATTCAATTTACACCTATACAGTATAATGTTTCGATGCTTGCTAAAGACTTTAATTTGGACTTCTTAGGAGTTAATAAAGATGTTGAGCAGGCGAGAGGGATTGCAAATATAGATGCAATTTTCTCAAATAATTCTACAACAGGGCATATTTTACTAGATAATTTTAATTATAAGACAAAAGATAAATTAACACTTGTGGATAATGTAAATGCCAATATTGATTTACAAAATAATAAATTTGTTGTAAATCGTCTTGATGGTGGATACAATGGAGGAACTTTTAAAGTGACAGGAGATTTAGATGTTCCAACGATTCCTGCTGATTTTATGCAGACAAAACGTCTAGAATTAGGAAAATTTGAATTAAATGCTGCACTTAATAAAGTTGGACTTCATTACGGAAAAGGAATTGACTTTGCACTTACAGGAAACTTGATATTTACAGAAAATAGATTGTTTGGAGATTTGGTTGTAGATGATGCCGAAATAAGAGAATTACCAGACTTTAATTCAAAATCTGAAACAGAAAACTTATCAGAGGAAGCTAAAACTAAGAAAGCTCAAGATAAGACAATTGTTGAGGGAATTGTAGAAGAAGTTATTGATAAAATATTAAAACAGTATACAGTTAGTTTGAATGTAATAGCTGGAAATAATGTTAAACTAAAAATTCCAAATGTAAGTATTGTACGAAATATAAAAGGAACGATAAGAGGTTCTTCAGAAGTTTCATATTCTGGTGGTGAAGTTGGAATAGATGGAGATTACTCTATTACAAGAGGATCATTTTCTGTAAATGGAAATGATTTCAAAATAGATGGTGCACAAATAAGATTTGCTCCATCTACTAACGGTGCAGCGAGCTCCGTATCGGATCCATTTGTAATATTTGATGCAAGTACAGTAATAAACGGAGATAGAATAGAAATAAATGTAAGTGGAAATGTAAGTAAACCTGATATTAAATTTTCATCATCATCAGGGAAATCAAAAGAAGAAATTGTGTCATTGCTCGCATTTAATACTGTAGTTGGAAATGGCGAAAAAAAAGGAGGAGCTACTGAAGAAAATTCAGCTGACGGATTAGTAGTTGCAGGTTCTCTTGTTAATAGTGCATTAAATGAGTTGATTTTTTCGTCAGTAACTGGTAAAATTAGTGAGGCACTTGGAATATCAAAATTTTCTGTTTCAACAAATGTGGATCATTCAAACAGAACAGGAGAATATAGTGCTGCAACAACAGTTACACTTCAGGATAATATTTATAAAGACAAGTTATTCTGGAATGCTTCATTTAAATTTCCATACCAGACTTCAAAATCTGAGGAAAAAAAACCAATGGGATATAACGCATGGTTAAGCTATAGTGTTACAAACAACTTAGATTTACGGCTTGGAGGAGAGAGTATTAATAGAAGTAGAGCCAGCACTAATATGAGCAATGGAGCAAGAGTAAATTATTATTTTGGAATTGATTTTTCAACTAGAGATAATACATTCGGAGATATTTTAAGAAAAATATTTAGGAAGAAAAAACTTGATACATTAAAAAAATAG
- the accB gene encoding acetyl-CoA carboxylase biotin carboxyl carrier protein — MDLEQIEKLVEIIEKSTLKEITVEEGNLKINLKRENNIEIQSISKNIEKKVEIVEEPDEESFITSPIVGTFYSAASPETPAFVRVGDTVKKGQPVCIVEAMKLMNEINCDFDCEIEAVLVSNEQKVEYGQPLFRVKKI; from the coding sequence ATGGATTTAGAACAAATTGAAAAATTAGTAGAAATTATAGAAAAATCAACGCTTAAAGAAATTACAGTTGAAGAAGGAAATTTAAAAATCAATTTAAAGCGTGAAAATAATATAGAAATTCAAAGTATTTCAAAAAATATAGAAAAAAAAGTCGAAATTGTGGAAGAGCCAGATGAGGAAAGTTTTATCACTTCACCAATAGTAGGAACTTTTTATTCAGCAGCTTCTCCAGAAACTCCAGCTTTCGTGCGAGTAGGCGATACTGTAAAAAAAGGGCAACCAGTATGTATTGTAGAAGCAATGAAACTAATGAATGAAATAAACTGTGATTTTGACTGTGAAATAGAAGCTGTACTCGTGAGCAATGAACAGAAAGTGGAATACGGTCAGCCGTTATTTAGAGTAAAAAAAATATAA
- a CDS encoding 5-oxoprolinase subunit C family protein — protein MGFRVLKGGLLTTVQDIGRTGYQSQGFGTSGVMDVRSFKIANMLIDNPENEAVLEFTMIGPTLEFTSETIIAITGGDFQPLINKKPAPMYTAIYINKGDVLEFQGARTGVRGYIAFSCYLNIPVIMGSRSTNMKCRIGGFKGRNLKEGDYISFRIRRRYLPYFLSRTLDLDEFNQEDEVLRVIMGPQDNLFTKEGKKTFLNSEFTITNDFDRMGCRIEGPYIAHKESADIISDGIALGAIQVPAHGKPIILLADRQTTGGYPKIATVVTVDLPKLVQRKADHKIRFKAISVEEAQNLLIEEMNEFTQFRKKIHAPCKEVLDVRFVSKRLETLFD, from the coding sequence ATGGGTTTTAGAGTTTTAAAAGGCGGACTTTTAACAACTGTTCAGGACATTGGAAGAACAGGGTATCAGAGTCAAGGTTTTGGAACATCTGGAGTTATGGATGTACGTTCCTTTAAAATTGCAAATATGCTTATTGACAATCCTGAAAATGAGGCTGTTCTTGAATTTACAATGATTGGACCGACACTTGAATTTACAAGCGAAACAATAATTGCAATAACAGGTGGTGATTTTCAGCCATTAATTAATAAAAAGCCTGCCCCAATGTACACTGCAATCTATATTAACAAAGGCGATGTGCTTGAATTTCAAGGTGCAAGAACAGGTGTAAGAGGTTATATAGCTTTTTCGTGCTACTTAAATATACCAGTAATAATGGGAAGTCGTTCTACAAATATGAAATGCAGGATTGGTGGATTTAAAGGACGTAATTTAAAAGAAGGAGATTATATTTCTTTTAGAATAAGAAGGCGGTATTTGCCATATTTTCTTTCAAGAACGCTTGATCTGGATGAATTTAATCAGGAAGATGAAGTGCTTCGTGTAATAATGGGACCGCAAGATAATCTTTTTACAAAAGAAGGGAAAAAAACATTTTTAAACAGTGAATTTACAATTACAAATGATTTTGATAGAATGGGTTGTAGAATAGAAGGGCCTTATATTGCACATAAAGAATCGGCTGACATAATATCAGATGGAATAGCATTAGGAGCAATACAAGTTCCTGCGCATGGAAAACCAATTATTTTACTAGCAGATAGACAGACAACAGGAGGATATCCCAAAATAGCGACAGTTGTAACAGTGGATTTGCCAAAATTGGTACAAAGAAAAGCAGATCATAAAATTCGTTTCAAAGCAATCAGTGTAGAAGAAGCACAAAATCTTTTAATTGAAGAAATGAATGAATTTACACAATTTAGAAAAAAAATTCATGCACCTTGTAAGGAAGTGCTGGATGTGAGATTTGTGTCCAAAAGACTTGAGACTTTATTTGATTAA
- the pxpB gene encoding 5-oxoprolinase subunit PxpB — translation MTGKQVQEVKILPEGDSAILIEFPKAISPEINRKITSLAYLIKEQHIEGVMDMIPAFCSLLIHYDPRVITYAKLLNRVNKIMKLNVDTKVKTKKIYEIPVCYGGEYGPDLEFVAKNADISVEEVIKIHSSKDYLIYMLGFLPGFSYLGGLDEKIHTPRLANPRIKIPAGSVGIGGAQTGIYPLESPGGWQLIGKTPVKTYNPDRKVPILFEAGDYIRFVPISQEEFEKIEKEVNEDKYECVVYIEEVK, via the coding sequence ATGACAGGAAAACAGGTGCAAGAAGTAAAAATACTTCCCGAAGGAGATTCAGCTATTTTAATTGAATTTCCAAAAGCTATATCGCCTGAAATTAATAGAAAAATTACATCACTTGCGTATTTGATAAAGGAACAACATATAGAAGGGGTAATGGATATGATACCAGCATTTTGTTCACTTCTTATACATTATGACCCACGTGTTATTACATATGCAAAATTATTGAATAGAGTGAATAAAATAATGAAATTAAACGTAGATACAAAGGTAAAAACTAAAAAAATATATGAAATACCAGTTTGCTATGGTGGAGAGTACGGACCTGATTTGGAGTTTGTAGCAAAAAACGCAGATATTTCGGTTGAGGAAGTTATAAAAATCCATAGTTCAAAAGATTATTTGATTTATATGCTTGGATTTTTACCGGGATTTTCCTATTTAGGTGGACTTGATGAGAAAATTCATACTCCGCGTCTGGCTAATCCAAGAATAAAAATTCCTGCTGGAAGCGTGGGAATTGGTGGGGCTCAAACTGGAATTTATCCCCTGGAATCACCAGGAGGCTGGCAATTAATAGGTAAAACCCCAGTAAAAACATATAATCCTGACAGGAAAGTTCCAATTTTATTTGAAGCAGGAGATTACATACGTTTTGTACCAATTTCACAAGAAGAATTTGAAAAAATTGAAAAAGAAGTAAATGAGGATAAGTATGAGTGTGTTGTGTATATAGAGGAGGTGAAATAA
- a CDS encoding NRAMP family divalent metal transporter has protein sequence MSKNNVEKKSKNSSVLLGAAFIMATSAIGPGFLVQTAKFTNDVKANFGFVILVSVLLAMIVQLNVWRVLCVSELRGQDVANKLLPGLGYFVAFLVALGGLVFNIGNVGGSALGFNALLGIPKMAGYFISGGVAITIFLLKNATKAMDMLTKVLGGCMIVVIFIVILIVKPPIGLAVKDTFVPSESISNLIPAILTLLGGTVGGYITFSGAHRLIDAKITKEENLAEINRSSIMGIGIATLVRVLLFLAVLGVVIKGVTLAAENPAADAFRKGAGEIGYRFFGLVLLSAAITSIVGAAYTSVSFLKTFNKNIEKHEKWVIIGFIIISTIIMAIAGNPTTLLILAGSLNGLILPVTLGICLIASQKKSIMGENYKHPKVLLILGIIVVLITAYLGIASLGNLAKLFS, from the coding sequence ATGAGTAAAAACAATGTAGAGAAAAAGTCAAAAAATAGCAGTGTACTACTGGGAGCAGCATTTATTATGGCAACATCTGCTATTGGACCAGGATTTTTAGTACAAACAGCTAAATTTACGAATGATGTGAAGGCAAATTTTGGATTTGTAATATTGGTATCTGTTTTACTTGCGATGATCGTGCAGCTTAATGTGTGGCGTGTTTTGTGTGTGAGCGAACTGCGTGGACAGGATGTGGCAAATAAATTACTTCCAGGACTTGGATATTTTGTAGCGTTTCTTGTAGCGTTAGGTGGACTTGTGTTTAATATTGGAAATGTAGGTGGAAGTGCGTTAGGTTTTAATGCTTTGCTTGGTATTCCTAAAATGGCTGGATATTTTATTTCTGGTGGTGTTGCGATAACAATATTTTTATTAAAAAATGCAACAAAAGCTATGGATATGCTTACAAAAGTGCTTGGTGGATGTATGATAGTTGTAATATTTATTGTTATTTTAATTGTTAAACCGCCAATAGGGTTGGCTGTTAAAGATACTTTTGTCCCAAGTGAAAGTATTTCAAACTTGATTCCTGCAATTTTGACATTACTTGGTGGTACTGTTGGAGGATACATTACTTTTTCAGGAGCACATAGATTGATTGATGCAAAAATCACAAAAGAAGAGAATCTGGCTGAAATAAATAGAAGCTCAATTATGGGAATAGGAATTGCAACACTTGTAAGGGTTCTATTATTTTTAGCAGTGTTGGGAGTAGTGATTAAGGGTGTAACTTTGGCGGCTGAAAATCCTGCAGCAGATGCATTTCGTAAAGGAGCTGGAGAAATTGGATATAGATTTTTTGGTTTAGTTCTGTTAAGTGCGGCAATCACTTCAATAGTTGGAGCAGCATATACTTCAGTATCTTTTTTAAAAACATTTAATAAAAATATTGAAAAACATGAAAAATGGGTAATAATAGGATTTATTATAATTTCAACAATTATAATGGCAATTGCGGGAAATCCTACAACATTGTTAATTTTGGCAGGTTCATTAAATGGACTTATTTTACCTGTAACTTTGGGAATTTGTTTGATTGCTTCACAAAAAAAATCAATTATGGGAGAAAATTATAAACATCCGAAAGTACTTTTAATATTGGGAATTATCGTTGTATTAATTACAGCATATTTAGGAATAGCCTCGTTAGGAAATTTAGCAAAATTATTTAGTTAA
- a CDS encoding OmpP1/FadL family transporter produces MKLKIAIMSILFTIFANAASIDYLSNNSASYFQNPSQTGQISIEGVFYNPAGTVFLDDGTYINANLQNSLIEESMTLKGKKFKSDRYAGAPSFNLLHKKDNYSLFGNLSVIAGGATLRYKSGVAGIELAGETFNNLTGGKLGATVVKNRFTGQNRYYQLMLGGAYKINDNFSMSGGLKYVYAHRKLDGEAQYDYNTRVGSAIGLSKNYLSMNSKRNAKGIGAVIGFDYKPTDTLNFAIKYETPVKLKFKSKAQEDNKMLLARRSLGISFFYPEYADGVHSRRDLPGVLALGVSKDINKWTLSSGYTHYFNKAAKMDRFKYNDGYELNFGVDYRINDKFTWHAGFNYANTGAKRESFSDVEFAINSQIYATGITYKPTEASEWKFGIAHVNYNAANGKREQTSLPGIYIDKSKVKYDKNINVFTVGYTHKF; encoded by the coding sequence ATGAAATTAAAAATAGCAATTATGTCAATTTTATTTACAATTTTTGCAAATGCAGCAAGTATTGACTATTTATCAAATAACTCAGCATCATACTTTCAAAATCCATCTCAAACTGGACAAATTTCTATAGAAGGTGTATTTTACAATCCAGCAGGAACTGTATTTTTAGACGATGGAACTTATATTAATGCAAATTTACAAAATTCATTAATTGAAGAATCAATGACATTAAAAGGAAAAAAATTTAAATCAGACAGATATGCAGGAGCACCATCATTTAACCTTTTACACAAAAAAGATAACTACTCTCTTTTTGGAAACTTAAGTGTTATTGCAGGGGGAGCTACTCTTCGTTATAAAAGCGGTGTAGCAGGAATTGAACTCGCTGGTGAAACTTTTAATAACTTAACAGGTGGTAAACTTGGAGCAACTGTTGTAAAAAATCGTTTTACTGGACAAAACCGTTACTATCAGCTAATGCTTGGAGGAGCATATAAAATTAATGATAATTTCTCTATGTCAGGAGGATTAAAATATGTTTATGCTCACAGAAAACTTGATGGAGAAGCTCAATATGACTACAATACTCGTGTAGGTTCAGCAATTGGACTTAGCAAAAACTATTTATCAATGAATTCAAAACGTAATGCCAAGGGTATTGGAGCAGTTATTGGATTTGACTACAAACCAACTGACACATTAAACTTTGCCATAAAATACGAAACTCCTGTAAAATTAAAATTTAAATCAAAAGCACAAGAAGACAACAAAATGTTACTTGCAAGACGTTCTCTTGGAATTTCATTCTTTTATCCTGAATATGCAGACGGTGTACATTCAAGACGTGATTTACCAGGAGTATTGGCTTTAGGAGTATCAAAGGATATAAATAAATGGACTCTTTCCAGCGGATATACACATTACTTTAACAAAGCCGCAAAAATGGATAGATTCAAGTACAACGACGGATATGAACTAAACTTCGGAGTAGATTACAGAATAAACGACAAATTCACTTGGCACGCTGGATTCAATTACGCAAATACAGGAGCCAAAAGAGAATCATTCTCTGATGTAGAATTTGCAATAAACTCCCAGATTTACGCAACAGGAATAACTTATAAACCAACAGAAGCTTCAGAATGGAAATTCGGAATTGCCCATGTAAACTACAATGCTGCCAATGGAAAACGTGAACAAACTTCACTTCCAGGAATTTATATTGATAAATCAAAAGTAAAATATGACAAAAATATAAATGTATTTACAGTTGGTTACACACATAAATTCTAA
- a CDS encoding radical SAM protein, producing MIRYSVIKEKNPREIVLLKGFSCAYGKCAFCNYILDNTDDEEEMNRVNLEAINQITGEKGVLQVINSGSVFELNDFTLSKIKEVCCEKNIKILYFEAYFGYINRLNEIREYFSEQEVRFAIGMETFDNEFRTKVLTKNFITNDKVLEKIKKEYKMGLFMICIKGQTKEMILRDIELAQEYFDEIALSVFVNNDTKVERDEELVKWFLTEIYPKLNKKKNIEILVDNKDFGVYVQ from the coding sequence ATGATAAGATATAGTGTAATAAAAGAAAAAAATCCTAGAGAAATAGTACTTTTAAAAGGATTCAGCTGTGCATATGGAAAATGTGCATTTTGTAATTATATTTTGGACAATACAGATGATGAAGAGGAAATGAACAGAGTAAATTTGGAGGCGATTAATCAGATTACTGGTGAAAAAGGAGTTTTACAGGTTATAAACTCTGGCTCTGTTTTTGAACTGAATGATTTTACGCTTTCTAAAATTAAGGAAGTTTGTTGTGAGAAAAATATAAAAATATTGTATTTTGAAGCGTATTTTGGGTATATAAACAGACTTAATGAAATTAGGGAATATTTTAGTGAGCAGGAAGTGCGGTTTGCTATTGGAATGGAAACTTTTGATAATGAATTTAGAACAAAAGTGCTTACAAAAAATTTTATTACAAATGATAAAGTTTTGGAAAAAATAAAAAAAGAATATAAGATGGGACTTTTTATGATTTGTATAAAAGGGCAGACAAAAGAAATGATTTTACGAGATATAGAACTTGCTCAGGAGTATTTTGATGAAATAGCCTTAAGTGTATTTGTGAATAATGATACAAAAGTGGAGCGGGATGAAGAACTTGTAAAATGGTTCTTGACAGAAATTTATCCAAAGTTAAATAAAAAGAAGAATATTGAAATTTTAGTGGACAATAAAGATTTTGGAGTATATGTACAATAA
- a CDS encoding queuosine precursor transporter encodes MEFFRNFQFGVNELMWLGYLLLNFTAVILAYRFWGKAGLLSIVPLSIVIANIQVGKMMTLFGVDTTMGNIAFGGIYLASDILSENEGKKYARKVVSLGFASMLFTTFIMQIVLKIQVAPSDTMQGALSQVFGFMPRLAVASVTGFAASQAFDIWSYQAIRKLRPDFKDIWIRNNASTMLSQILDNIVFSFMAFLGVYSMKEIIIIIFSTYFLKVVIALLDTPFVYIATIWKNNGKVSED; translated from the coding sequence TTGGAATTTTTTAGAAACTTTCAGTTTGGAGTAAATGAATTAATGTGGTTAGGATATTTGCTACTTAATTTTACAGCGGTTATCTTGGCTTATAGATTTTGGGGAAAGGCAGGATTGCTTTCAATTGTACCGCTTTCAATAGTTATTGCAAATATTCAGGTTGGGAAGATGATGACCTTGTTTGGTGTCGATACGACAATGGGAAATATTGCATTTGGCGGAATTTATTTAGCATCAGATATTCTTTCTGAAAATGAAGGGAAAAAGTATGCTAGAAAAGTGGTTTCATTGGGATTTGCCTCAATGCTGTTTACAACTTTTATTATGCAAATTGTCTTAAAAATACAGGTAGCGCCGTCTGACACTATGCAAGGGGCTTTAAGTCAAGTATTTGGGTTTATGCCGAGATTAGCAGTTGCGAGCGTAACTGGATTTGCAGCTTCACAGGCATTTGACATCTGGTCTTATCAGGCAATCAGAAAATTGCGTCCAGACTTTAAAGATATTTGGATTAGAAATAATGCAAGCACAATGTTAAGTCAAATACTTGATAATATAGTATTCTCGTTTATGGCATTTTTAGGAGTTTATTCAATGAAAGAAATAATTATAATTATATTTTCAACTTATTTCCTAAAAGTAGTAATTGCATTATTGGATACACCGTTTGTATATATTGCGACAATTTGGAAAAATAACGGAAAAGTAAGTGAAGATTAA